From Dermochelys coriacea isolate rDerCor1 chromosome 23, rDerCor1.pri.v4, whole genome shotgun sequence, one genomic window encodes:
- the PRX gene encoding periaxin isoform X1, with the protein MPGLPTGAERDRPESHAVSTGSQSPAAEVKEAKQPGQPRPLLSPEEASNAERAAQKEKLHAELKRVLQRKGESQPSATEPETPPAPAMETQTRATEEEAKMSELVEIILETEARAGASGISVAGGGKEGLFVSDVLRESPVAKALSLKEGDQLLSARVYFENVRYEDALRILKCAEPYKVSFCLKRSVPRSDVPGSPTAGGLEVKGPQAKMAKLNIKSLAPMRKLKGKGLTKAPEEEVALTGSVELSAGKLDVAPVDVEFSLPKFAKLRKAKGPAGPSPDVSVELSSSHTKGRRLRFPRLKVKEAAGVQTLAVAGTLEAAWPKGSVEGEAGVQGKSPQFTAPFPKVKKLKEDAGLAEVELKDQIKFKAPQVELDIPILDLKAPRVAAGVETLEISGKGEALQIKLPKFGASARPAEGEIEVEGLEGKLKVPKVQVPRVGISLPMAGREAEGPEEELRAGIKLPSVEIAAPKVEVDLSLPKVEGALEAPDVSAKGEGLKIKMPKFGASAEEVEGTLKTPAIPAPKLSTSLPSDKGEAEGPAGRYKAGMKLPSLNIGVRQVDVEIPLPRGKADAEREAKPAEATLELPDVTVKIPKISLPTHGGKAKEEEEEEKEFKVPQVEMKVGKAEGESPELKTKGPKIKMPSFGISLWEHKPDADTKAKEPAAEGKVKFPGVKMPSIDISVPKAADVQLPKVKMEPAGLVGEGRVKASDRDGGEGPEFKFKVPQVSLPKFDLSGVAGKAESKAHVPSPKAPQLEADTGRLDIAAGKISVPTLDISVPGIKPVDMELPEASLRKPELEIAVEKPKIEVKLPAGKPDGKKLESGLETAQARLSFPSVKMPLVDIDVPKVGVDLDLPKAKPGFEGELRTVAGLKERDLQLQKPQEPLLKFGAVCKDLEVEIDVPTPKAKTDRPTPQAEVELQGAAFEGPDLSGMVAKIPKVDILFGKEKLEGEELERAGPEGKGKADMKFPKVGLELKSPEVKPTSLEATVKLPSIEISTPKLPEVAIETLLGGTAAVDISGKLPETDTKLKSPKFSFPKFGISGPKVKKGGLEAAMLETELEVETMEASAKKPKLKMPKFGLSFSRSKQGADVDGPRPSAEGEGKAPKGKVEISGPHVDLDSSEAKMKLPSVKLPTVDISSPKVDVEIDLPKGKGDISGEGVTQAGETSPNISIEVPDIKLKMPKFSLPKFGGQGREEELELEQETFKGEVKGSAEALSGELDGKAKGKEAKMKMPRFKMPSFGIARKDVEVSGPSVTASESDVKGKKGKTAAKEPDMAAGSPEEKRKGPFMKMPKLTISSPKADLKAEADVRGSKDESYIQGPDIEIKMPQVELPKFGTKEEKADVEVSKRPESPGTKLKVGTVKMPSLEISVPDQVPSLQISVPGVKAEGEPSVGKPVMDISEADIRGYEGNLKIPKAPSVGISAPKLDLDINLPKASVEMLGQHEARLKIEGDATFEKADTKIKMPKVELPKYGQEGFLGKDLDRELSGAKAEMHLLKGQKLKEPSIKDQKVTLEMEGGKYAADATETSLLGSKIRVPKLDISLPKARLSEVEIPLTEGEITIEELEEAEGKFKLPSVGLPKFSTPKVKAPEVGFDVGLSRDRDFVLDTSGLHGKVPKVEVSGPKIKLPKFGGASSNDHWEADIDSSKTPKVELKPPKLRGSLETPGSEVGVKEAKLKMPLVPIGFTVGKGEGESSPRAEDSEMDGYDSKFKLKMPSFGISKVGTEAKGDESRTDTQPLCPTAEETDFSFKMPQLAIPDVGFSVGPGEAPALGGGKAEMGGDARARVEKSAGAEDLERDVEGLDIRLKMSPFGISGSKGDEGNMMASLHSHKGSDREQMGGKKSLFKMPDLEISAPSIKAHAEYEVDGAQFHHSGSKELPRTSAAGIRDEKGCGVKAPGGKGDASEAEAGKKYKMKLPKFGIALPKATQEGGEGDLSRGESKAQEAEAKVKMAKVKKAVFVLVKPKGKGVEASSGLLEADGEAAAGFLEGDGGGKVKVPKIKLKPNFGLSLSKSKAGVEVNGELEPSAQEVGELEKGSKLKLPKLGFSKTEVTDLGTGGKGSASKLNGEEGELSLQNGSQDSKAKLGKIKLPQVEFSSPYKAAEMDPEMNLKLVRAEEAKDEAHVSTFMALKAAKFKSPKITFSGFKKKDGEQAGNVVSSAARTEMALLEKGERDQDAKPETSKISLGFTSKSKGEYNVERGELDSREKSPKFKFPKLALSPKTRGELEVASEQQERGGFSQWEGEKGTGVLEGFKIRTPKLGFATQLEEQIPEEGGGRIKPIKGEMMVGKSSPI; encoded by the coding sequence aaCATAAAGAGCCTGGCACCCATGAGAAAGCTGAAGGGGAAAGGTTTGACGAAGGCCCCAGAGGAGGAGGTGGCCCTGACGGGCAGCGTGGAGCTGTCGGCGGGGAAGCTGGACGTGGCCCCTGTGGACGTGGAATTCTCCCTTCCCAAGTTCGCCAAGCTAAGGAAGGCCAAGGGCCCAGCCGGGCCCAGCCCAGACGTCTCCGTTGAGCTCTCCTCTTCGCACACCAAGGGGAGGAGGCTAAGGTTCCCCAGGCTGAAGGTGAAGGAGGCTGCAGGCGTGCAGACGTTGGCTGTGGCGGGGACACTGGAAGCAGCCTGGCCCAAGGGGAGTGTGGAAGGGGAGGCAGGTGTCCAGGGGAAGTCTCCCCAGTTCACAGCCCCATTCCCCAAGGTGAAAAAGCTCAAGGAGGATGCTGGGCTTGCGGAGGTTGAGCTCAAGGACCAAATCAAGTTCAAGGCCCCCCAGGTTGAACTGGACATTCCCATCCTTGATCTCAAAGCTCCCAGAGTTGCGGCTGGCGTGGAGACCCTGGAGATCTCGGGCAAAGGGGAGGCCTTGCAGATCAAGCTGCCGAAGTTCGGGGCATCCGCCAGGCCTGCGGAGGGGGAAATCGAGGTGGAGGGACTGGAGGGGAAGCTGAAGGTGCCCAAAGTCCAAGTGCCCCGGGTTGGGATTTCTCTGCCGATGGCAGGCAGGGAAGCAGAGGGGCCAGAGGAAGAGCTCAGAGCTGGCATCAAACTCCCCTCGGTGGAAATAGCAGCACCCAAAGTAGAGGTGGATTTGAGCCTTCCCAAAGTGGAAGGAGCCCTGGAAGCACCAGACGTCAGTGCCAAAGGGGAGGGCTTGAAAATAAAAATGCCTAAGTTTGGCGCATCTGCAGAGGAAGTGGAAGGCACACTGAAAACACCTGCCATCCCGGCCCCCAAGCTCAGCACCTCTCTACCTAGCGACAAAGGGGAGGCTGAGGGGCCAGCCGGGAGGTACAAAGCTGGCATGAAGCTCCCATCCCTTAACATAGGGGTGCGGCAGGTGGACGTTGAGATCCCCCTTCCCAGGGGGAAGGCAGATGCGGAACGGGAAGCGAAGCCTGCTGAAGCCACACTGGAGCTCCCCGACGTAACTGTGAAGATCCCCAAGATCAGCCTGCCCACGcatgggggcaaagccaaagaggaggaggaggaagagaaggagttcAAGGTGCCCCAGGTGGAAATGAAagtggggaaggcagagggggagaGCCCCGAGTTGAAGACAAAAGGTCCCAAGATTAAGATGCCGAGCTTTGGGATCTCCCTGTGGGAACACAAGCCTGATGCGGACACCAAAGCGAAAGAGCCTGCCGCTGAAGGGAAGGTGAAATTCCCTGGGGTGAAGATGCCCTCCATCGACATCTCTGTCCCCAAAGCTGCCGATGTGCAGCTGCCTAAAGTGAAGATGGAACCAGCTGGGCTAGTTGGTGAGGGGAGGGTGAAAGCCTCTGACAGGGATGGTGGTGAGGGTCCTGAGTTCAAATTCAAAGTGCCACAGGTGTCGCTTCCAAAATTTGACCTCTCTGGCGTGGCCGGGAAAGCCGAGAGCAAGGCCCACGTGCCTTCGCCCAAAGCCCCGCAACTGGAGGCCGATACTGGGCGCCTGGATATCGCGGCTGGGAAGATAAGTGTGCCCACACTGGATATCTCTGTGCCGGGGATTAAGCCGGTTGACATGGAGCTGCCAGAGGCCTCTTTGCGAAAGCCCGAGCTTGAGATAGCTGTAGAGAAGCCGAAGATTGAGGTGAAGCTGCCCGCAGGGAAACCTGATGGGAAGAAGCTGGAATCGGGGCTGGAAACGGCCCAAGCCAGGCTGAGTTTCCCATCGGTGAAGATGCCATTGGTGGACATTGACGTGCCCAAAGTAGGTGTTGACCTGGACCTGCCAAAGGCAAAGCCTGGCTTTGAGGGAGAGCTCAGGACAGTGGCAGGCCTGAAGGAACGTGACCTCCAGTTGCAAAAGCCCCAGGAGCCTCTCCTGAAGTTCGGGGCTGTCTGCAAGGACTTGGAGGTGGAGATCGATGTGCCAACTCCCAAGGCCAAGACTGACCGCCCCACGCCACAAGCAGAAGTTGAGCTCCAGGGTGCAGCCTTTGAAGGCCCAGATCTAAGTGGGATGGTGGCGAAGATCCCCAAGGTGGATATTTTGTTTGGGAAAGAGAAGCTGGAGGGTGAGGAACTGGAGAGAGCGGGGCCGGAAGGGAAGGGCAAAGCGGATATGAAGTTCCCAAAGGTCGGCCTAGAACTCAAAAGCCCCGAAGTGAAGCCCACGAGCCTGGAGGCCACAGTGAAGCTGCCCTCCATTGAAATTTCAACACCTAAGCTCCCCGAGGTGGCCATCGAGACCTTGCTGGGGGGAACAGCCGCTGTCGACATCAGCGGAAAACTGCCGGAGACTGATACCAAGCTGAAATCGCCCAAATTCTCTTTCCCCAAATTTGGCATCTCTGGCCCAAAGGTTAAGAAAGGAGGCCTGGAGGCTGCAATGTTAGAAACTGAGCTGGAGGTGGAAACCATGGAAGCAAGTGCCAAAAAGCCTAAGCTGAAGATGCCAAAATTTGGGCTCTCGTTCTCCAGGTCGAAGCAGGGGGCTGATGTGGATGGGCCCAGGCCCTCtgcggagggagaggggaaggctcCTAAGGGGAAGGTGGAGATCTCAGGGCCTCACGTCGATTTGGACTCCTCCGAAGCCAAAATGAAGCTGCCTTCAGTGAAACTTCCCACGGTTGACATCTCCAGTCCCAAAGTGGATGTGgaaattgacttgcccaagggaaaGGGGGACATCTCGGGTGAAGGGGTCACACAGGCTGGGGAAACATCGCCTAACATCAGTATCGAGGTCCCAGACATTAAGCTGAAGATGCCAAAATTTTCACTGCCAAAAtttgggggtcagggcagggaggaggagctggaactGGAGCAAGAGACCTTCAAGGGGGAAGTGAAAGGGAGCGCCGAGGCCTTGTCCGGAGAGCTGGATGGGAAAGCAAAGGGCAAGGAAGCCAAGATGAAGATGCCCAGGTTCAAAATGCCGTCATTTGGCATTGCCAGGAAGGATGTGGAGGTATCTGGGCCCAGTGTGACAGCTTCTGAGAGTGATGTGAAAGGCAAGAAGGGGAAAACAGCTGCCAAAGAGCCCGACatggctgctgggagcccagaggAGAAGCGAAAAGGCCCCTTCATGAAGATGCCAAAACTGACgatctcttcccccaaggccgACCTGAAAGCAGAAGCTGATGTGAGAGGCTCCAAAGATGAAAGTTACATCCAAGGCCCCGACATAGAAATTAAAATGCCCCAGGTTGAGCTGCCAAAGTTTGGAACCAAAGAGGAGAAAGCTGACGTGGAGGTGTCCAAGAGACCGGAAAGCCCTGGCACCAAGCTAAAAGTGGGCACTGTTAAAATGCCATCACTAGAGATCTCCGTGCCTGACCAAGTTCCTTCATTGCAAATCTCTGTTCCCGGTGTAAAAGCGGAAGGGGAGCCATCAGTGGGGAAGCCGGTCATGGACATCTCCGAGGCTGACATCAGGGGGTATGAAGGAAACTTGAAAATCCCCAAGGCACCTTCCGTTGGCATCTCTGCACCAAAGCTAGACTTGGATATCAACCTGCCGAAAGCCAGTGTGGAGATGCTGGGCCAGCATGAGGCTAGGCTGAAAATAGAGGGGGATGCCACCTTTGAGAAAGCAGACACCAAAATTAAGATGCCCAAGGTGGAGCTGCCCAAATATGGGCAGGAGGGTTTCCTGGGGAAAGACTTGGATAGAGAGCTGAGTGGTGCCAAGGCAGAGATGCACCTCCTCAAAGGACAAAAGCTGAAAGAGCCTTCCATAAAGGACCAGAAAGTAACCCTAGAGATGGAAGGGGGCAAATATGCAGCCGATGCTACTGAAACCTCCCTGCTGGGTTCCAAGATCCGGGTGCCCAAACTGGATATTTCCTTACCCAAAGCCAGGCTGTCAGAAGTAGAGATACCTCTGACCGAGGGGGAGATCACCATCGAGGAACTGGAGGAAGCTGAGGGGAAATTTAAGCTACCCTCGGTTGGGCTACCTAAATTTTCTACCCCGAAGGTGAAAGCTCCAGAGGTGGGATTTGATGTTGGCTTAAGCAGAGATCGAGACTTTGTTCTGGACACGTCTGGGCTGCACGGGAAGGTGCCCAAAGTTGAAGTGAGTGGCCCAAAGATTAAACTGCCTAAATTTGGGGGAGCCAGTTCTAATGACCATTGGGAGGCAGATATAGACTCATCCAAGACCCCCAAGGTGGAGCTTAAACCCCCCAAACTCCGGGGGAGCCTCGAGACCCCAGGCAGCGAAGTGGGGGTGAAAGAGGCCaagctcaaaatgccattggttcccattggcttcaccgtgggcaagggagagggggagagttCCCCCAGGGCAGAGGACTCTGAGATGGATGGTTATGACAGCAAGTTCAAACTGAAGATGCCCTCATTCGGGATTTCCAAAGTTGGCACAGAGGCCAAGGGGGACGAGTCCAGGACGgacacccagcccctctgccccacagcagaGGAAACGGACTTCTCCTTTAAAATGCCCCAGCTTGCCATTCCGGACGTGGGGTTCTCGGTGGGCCCAGGGGAAGCTccagctttggggggggggaaagccgaGATGGGTGGAGACGCCAGGGCCAGGGTCGAGAAATCTGCAGGCGCTGAAGATCTGGAGCGGGACGTGGAAGGGTTAGATATCAGGCTCAAGATGTCGCCATTCGGGATTTCAGGATCCAAAGGGGACGAGGGGAATATGATGGCAtctctccacagccacaaggggtCAGACAGGGAGCAGATGGGGGGGAAGAAATCCCTGTTCAAAATGCCAGACCTGGAGATCTCCGCCCCGAGCATCAAGGCGCACGCAGAGTATGAAGTTGACGGGGCTCAGTTCCACCACAGTGGCTCCAAAGAGCTTCCGAGAACCAGTGCCGCTGGCATCCGAGATGAGAAGGGTTGTGGCGTCAAGGCTCCGGGAGGGAAGGGGGACGCTTCTGAGGCCGAGGCAGGGAAGAAGTATAAAATGAAGCTGCCCAAGTTTGGGATCGCCCTGCCCAAAGCCACCcaggaaggaggagaaggggaccTTTCTAGGGGGGAAAGCAAGGCCCAGGAGGCTGAAGCCAAGGTGAAGATGGCCAAGGTGAAGAAGGCGGTATTTGTGCTGGTGAAGCccaaggggaagggggtggaagcATCCTCTGGGCTCTTGGAAGCAGATGGCGaagctgctgctggcttcttgGAAGGGGATGGGGGCGGCAAGGTGAAGGTGCCTAAAATAAAGCTGAAGCCCAACTTTGGGCTCTCTCTCTCCAAATCCAAAGCTGGGGTGGAAGTCAATGGGGAGCTAGAGCCCTCAGCCCAGGAGGTAGGGGAGCTGGAGAAAGGCTCCAAGCTGAAGCTGCCCAAGCTGGGCTTCTCCAAGACCGAGGTCACGGATCTGGGCACCGGTGGGAAGGGGTCAGCATCTAAGCTCAATGGGGAGGAGGGTGAACTTTCCCTGCAGAATGGCTCCCAGGACAGCAAGGCAAAGCTGGGCAAGATTAAGCTGCCCCAAGTTGAATTCTCCTCCCCGTATAAGGCGGCGGAGATGGACCCCGAAATGAACCTCAAGCTGGTGAGGGCAGAAGAGGCCAAGGATGAGGCTCATGTCAGCACCTTCATGGCTCTCAAGGCGGCCAAGTTCAAGTCCCCCAAGATCACGTTCTCAGGTTTCAAGAAGAAGGACGGGGAACAAGCTGGGAACGTGGTCTCTTCGGCTGCCAGGACAGAGATGGCCTTGTTGGAAAAGGGGGAGAGGGACCAAGATGCCAAGCCAGAGACATCCAAGATCTCGCTGGGCTTCACCTCTAAGTCGAAGGGGGAATACAATGTGGAGAGAGGCGAGCTGGATAGCAGAGAGAAATCCCCCAAGTTCAAGTTCCCCAAGCTGGCTCTGAGCCCCAAAACCAGAGGGGAGCTAGAAGTCGCTTCcgagcagcaggagagagggggcttCTCCCAGtgggaaggagagaaggggaCAGGGGTGCTGGAGGGATTCAAGATTCGGACGCCCAAGCTGGGTTTCGCCACTCAGCTGGAGGAGCAGATCCCGGAGGAGGGAGGGGGCCGAATTAAGCCAATCAAGGGCGAGATGATGGTGGGGAAATCATCCCCCatctga